In the Schistocerca gregaria isolate iqSchGreg1 chromosome 6, iqSchGreg1.2, whole genome shotgun sequence genome, one interval contains:
- the LOC126278685 gene encoding cyclin-H isoform X2 yields MYMSSTQKRSWTFSNESELITLRTEANAQYIERHREDEAAVKAGDMARFFLTAAEERCLVRQFELHLRDFCRRFQPPVPRAVMGAAFHYFKRFYLRNSAMDYHPKEMLVTCVYLATKVEEFNVSMAQFVSNIKGDREKAAEIILNNELLLMLHLNYNLTVHHPFRPVEGLLVDIKSRGSLRDPERLRPGIEEMLERVYLTDAILLYSPSQIALAAILHAASKINENLDSYVMDILIGPSGREHLSGLIEAVRCIRSLIKCIELPPKDQMRMLEKKLEKCRNQAHNPDSYVYKKRMLDMIDEDDDDDERYLYTKMIRDQSANDEALLGVSKVHSPAA; encoded by the exons ATGTATATGTCCAGCACTCAAAAACGCAGCTGGACATTCAGTAATGAGTCAGAGCTTATTACATTACGTACAGAAGCCAATGCCCAGTACATAGAACGCCACCGTGAAGATGAAGCTGCCGTTAAGGCAGGTGACATGGCTAGATTCTTCCTgacagctgcagaagaacgttGCCTGGTGCGTCAATTTGAGCTCCATCTACGAGATTTTTGTCGGCGCTTTCAGCCTCCAGTTCCACGGGCTGTTATGGGTGCTGCTTTCCACTACTTCAAGCGATTCTATCTGCGAAACTCTGCTATGGATTATCACCCAAAGGAGATGCTCGTTACATGTGTCTACTTGGCAACAAAG GTAGAAGAATTCAACGTCTCAATGGCACAGTTTGTGTCAAATATTAAAGGAGATCGTGAAAAGGCTGCCGAGATAATCCTAAACAATGAATTGCTGTTGATGCTACATCTGAACTATAACTTAACTGTTCATCATCCATTCCGACCTGTGGAAGGCCTGCTTGTGGACATTAAATCTCGTGGTAGTCTACGTGACCCAGAGAGACTGAGACCAGGAATTGAGGAAATGTTGGAGCGTGTGTACCTGACTGATGCTATCCTCCTGTACTCACCGTCACAAATTGCTCTAGCTGCAATACTCCATGCTGCGAGCAAAATCAATGAGAACCTAGATTCATACGTAATGGATATTTTGATTGGACCATCTGGTAGGGAGCACCTTTCAGGTCTTATTGAAGCTGTCAGGTGTATCCGTTCTTTGATCAAGTGTATTGAATTACCACCAAAAGATCAGATGCGTATGTTGGAGAAGaagctagaaaagtgtagaaatcaaGCCCATAATCCTGATAGTTATGTGTACAAGAAAAGAATGTTGGACATGATTGATGAAgacgatgatgacgacgaacgGTACCTGTATACCAAAATGATCCGTGATCAATCAGCAAATGATGAGGCTCTTTTGGGTGTCTCAAAAGTGCATTCACCTGCAGCTTAA
- the LOC126278685 gene encoding cyclin-H isoform X1, producing MSAVYSFGGTIMYMSSTQKRSWTFSNESELITLRTEANAQYIERHREDEAAVKAGDMARFFLTAAEERCLVRQFELHLRDFCRRFQPPVPRAVMGAAFHYFKRFYLRNSAMDYHPKEMLVTCVYLATKVEEFNVSMAQFVSNIKGDREKAAEIILNNELLLMLHLNYNLTVHHPFRPVEGLLVDIKSRGSLRDPERLRPGIEEMLERVYLTDAILLYSPSQIALAAILHAASKINENLDSYVMDILIGPSGREHLSGLIEAVRCIRSLIKCIELPPKDQMRMLEKKLEKCRNQAHNPDSYVYKKRMLDMIDEDDDDDERYLYTKMIRDQSANDEALLGVSKVHSPAA from the exons GCACTATCATGTATATGTCCAGCACTCAAAAACGCAGCTGGACATTCAGTAATGAGTCAGAGCTTATTACATTACGTACAGAAGCCAATGCCCAGTACATAGAACGCCACCGTGAAGATGAAGCTGCCGTTAAGGCAGGTGACATGGCTAGATTCTTCCTgacagctgcagaagaacgttGCCTGGTGCGTCAATTTGAGCTCCATCTACGAGATTTTTGTCGGCGCTTTCAGCCTCCAGTTCCACGGGCTGTTATGGGTGCTGCTTTCCACTACTTCAAGCGATTCTATCTGCGAAACTCTGCTATGGATTATCACCCAAAGGAGATGCTCGTTACATGTGTCTACTTGGCAACAAAG GTAGAAGAATTCAACGTCTCAATGGCACAGTTTGTGTCAAATATTAAAGGAGATCGTGAAAAGGCTGCCGAGATAATCCTAAACAATGAATTGCTGTTGATGCTACATCTGAACTATAACTTAACTGTTCATCATCCATTCCGACCTGTGGAAGGCCTGCTTGTGGACATTAAATCTCGTGGTAGTCTACGTGACCCAGAGAGACTGAGACCAGGAATTGAGGAAATGTTGGAGCGTGTGTACCTGACTGATGCTATCCTCCTGTACTCACCGTCACAAATTGCTCTAGCTGCAATACTCCATGCTGCGAGCAAAATCAATGAGAACCTAGATTCATACGTAATGGATATTTTGATTGGACCATCTGGTAGGGAGCACCTTTCAGGTCTTATTGAAGCTGTCAGGTGTATCCGTTCTTTGATCAAGTGTATTGAATTACCACCAAAAGATCAGATGCGTATGTTGGAGAAGaagctagaaaagtgtagaaatcaaGCCCATAATCCTGATAGTTATGTGTACAAGAAAAGAATGTTGGACATGATTGATGAAgacgatgatgacgacgaacgGTACCTGTATACCAAAATGATCCGTGATCAATCAGCAAATGATGAGGCTCTTTTGGGTGTCTCAAAAGTGCATTCACCTGCAGCTTAA